One genomic segment of Candidatus Baltobacteraceae bacterium includes these proteins:
- a CDS encoding NAD(P)-dependent oxidoreductase, which produces MRKAFFPVGLNLDGRKCVVIGAPDDREAIEKTAALEESGANVRRLTDPRAVRDEDVIDAFFVISTPQDEALSARLRALADRHRFLLCCIDQPAHGFVAMTAIAKAGPVRVAISTAGLAPRVGKKLKQALQRAMDATFAAFVGELAERRQRVREAHPHVEESALRRSDAIEAADGFEADVTFRYPQWFRNGGA; this is translated from the coding sequence GTGAGAAAAGCTTTTTTCCCCGTCGGTTTGAATCTCGACGGGCGCAAGTGCGTCGTCATCGGCGCGCCCGACGACCGCGAAGCGATCGAGAAAACCGCGGCTTTGGAAGAGTCCGGTGCAAACGTTCGCCGGCTGACCGATCCGCGGGCGGTTCGCGACGAGGATGTGATCGACGCATTCTTCGTGATTTCGACGCCGCAGGACGAGGCGCTCTCCGCGCGTCTGCGCGCATTGGCCGATCGGCACCGGTTCCTGCTCTGCTGCATCGATCAACCGGCTCACGGATTCGTCGCGATGACGGCGATTGCCAAGGCCGGTCCCGTCCGCGTCGCGATCTCGACGGCCGGCCTTGCGCCGCGCGTCGGCAAGAAACTGAAGCAGGCGCTCCAGCGCGCGATGGATGCGACGTTTGCGGCGTTCGTCGGCGAACTCGCCGAGCGCCGGCAGCGCGTGCGCGAAGCGCACCCTCACGTTGAGGAATCGGCGCTGCGCCGCTCCGACGCGATCGAAGCGGCCGACGGTTTTGAAGCCGACGTGACCTTTCGCTATCCTCAGTGGTTCCGCAATGGCGGCGCTTGA
- a CDS encoding competence/damage-inducible protein A: MAALELIAVGTELLLGQLVDTNTTHIEQQLAENGIDVRATHTIGDNRERIAAVISDALARADGVITTGGLGPTIDDLTKEAVCDALGFGVELYEPALRQMESFFAQIGREMRPNNRKQAELPAGSRPLDNPHGTAPGFVAFDANGKFVACMPGVPREMKPMLAERLLPFLRERFAVNSAIYTRVLHTINLGESEIDHRIDDLFRAGENPKIAVLAHEYRADVKIMAKAASAREAQAMIAPIQREIEMRLEGHVFGTDEATIQSSIHAALQARGEMLAVAESCTGGRIAAALTSVPGSSKSFTGGVVAYDNAVKTAALGVEAELIERAGAVSEEVAIAMARGARERLGADVALSTTGIAGPDGGTPEKPVGLVWFAIDDVSGARAWRIVFRGDRAAVQSRATTAGLGMIWKRCHG; this comes from the coding sequence ATGGCGGCGCTTGAACTGATTGCCGTCGGCACGGAGCTGCTGCTGGGGCAGCTCGTCGACACGAACACCACGCATATCGAGCAGCAGCTGGCGGAAAACGGAATCGACGTGCGCGCAACCCACACGATCGGCGATAATCGCGAACGCATCGCGGCGGTGATCTCCGACGCGCTCGCGCGAGCCGACGGCGTCATCACGACGGGCGGGCTCGGCCCGACGATCGACGACCTCACGAAGGAGGCGGTCTGCGACGCGCTCGGTTTCGGCGTGGAGTTATACGAGCCGGCGCTGCGGCAAATGGAGTCCTTCTTCGCGCAGATCGGCCGCGAGATGCGTCCCAACAATCGCAAGCAGGCGGAGTTGCCGGCCGGCAGCCGCCCGCTCGACAATCCGCACGGCACGGCGCCCGGGTTCGTCGCGTTCGACGCAAACGGAAAGTTCGTCGCTTGCATGCCGGGCGTGCCGCGCGAGATGAAACCGATGCTGGCAGAGCGCTTACTGCCGTTCTTACGCGAGCGGTTTGCGGTGAACTCGGCGATTTACACGCGCGTGCTCCATACCATCAATCTCGGCGAGTCGGAGATCGACCATCGCATCGACGACCTCTTTCGTGCCGGTGAAAACCCGAAGATTGCCGTACTCGCGCACGAGTATCGCGCCGACGTGAAGATCATGGCCAAAGCGGCGTCGGCGCGAGAAGCGCAAGCGATGATCGCCCCGATCCAGCGCGAGATCGAGATGCGGCTCGAGGGTCACGTTTTCGGAACCGATGAAGCGACGATCCAGTCGTCGATTCACGCAGCGCTGCAGGCGCGCGGCGAAATGCTCGCGGTCGCCGAGTCGTGTACGGGCGGCCGCATCGCGGCAGCGCTCACGAGCGTTCCGGGCTCGTCGAAGAGCTTCACCGGCGGGGTCGTGGCGTACGACAATGCCGTCAAAACGGCGGCGCTCGGCGTCGAGGCCGAGCTCATCGAGCGCGCCGGTGCGGTGAGCGAAGAGGTCGCGATCGCGATGGCCCGGGGAGCGCGGGAACGCCTCGGGGCCGACGTGGCCCTGTCGACGACCGGCATTGCGGGCCCTGACGGCGGCACCCCGGAGAAGCCGGTCGGGCTCGTATGGTTCGCGATCGACGACGTTTCGGGGGCGCGCGCGTGGCGGATCGTGTTCCGGGGCGATCGCGCTGCCGTGCAGAGCCGCGCGACGACCGCTGGGTTGGGTATGATCTGGAAACGATGCCATGGGTGA
- a CDS encoding Gfo/Idh/MocA family oxidoreductase: MKTYRIGIAGAGFGVHAHLPALLAHKRFEVVALASPHSAARVAEERGIPHHFRSCAEMLAGVELDAVTIASPPFAHKDDVSAALDARKPVICEKPFAISVADAEAMLGAAKAAGTACGVAHEFRFVPQAQALKELVVNHHLDPLRDVEITSLRPMLHRSSRRTRGWWFDRDRGGGLAGAMLSHLIDQASWLVARVPQRTLGMTRTANVVRHDDEGEFASTVDDGAFALLDYGDGLIARLTVDGTTAAEGYTCALHGEDRSAVASGSSMIELQLFTVEKDETSELDCKPSPYAKLSTINGNVPLLMELYDEFVKAIEGQPNALPTFEDAVATQRVLKAVGYGS; this comes from the coding sequence CATAAACGATTCGAGGTCGTCGCGCTCGCGTCGCCGCACAGCGCGGCGCGCGTCGCGGAGGAGCGCGGCATACCGCATCATTTTCGGTCGTGCGCCGAAATGCTCGCGGGCGTCGAGCTCGACGCCGTCACGATTGCTTCCCCACCGTTTGCGCATAAAGATGACGTGTCGGCCGCGCTCGACGCGCGCAAGCCCGTCATCTGCGAGAAGCCTTTTGCAATCAGCGTCGCGGACGCCGAGGCGATGCTGGGTGCCGCCAAAGCGGCCGGCACCGCGTGCGGGGTCGCTCACGAGTTTCGTTTCGTTCCGCAAGCGCAAGCGCTCAAGGAGCTGGTGGTCAACCATCATCTCGATCCGCTGCGCGACGTCGAGATCACGTCACTGCGCCCGATGCTCCATCGATCGAGCCGCCGCACGCGCGGGTGGTGGTTCGACCGCGATCGCGGCGGCGGCCTCGCGGGCGCGATGCTATCACATCTCATCGATCAGGCTAGCTGGCTGGTCGCGCGCGTGCCGCAGCGCACGCTCGGCATGACGCGCACGGCAAATGTGGTTCGGCACGACGACGAGGGCGAGTTTGCGTCGACGGTTGACGACGGCGCGTTCGCGCTGCTCGATTACGGTGACGGGCTCATCGCGCGGTTGACGGTCGACGGCACGACCGCGGCGGAGGGATATACGTGCGCGCTACACGGTGAGGATCGCAGTGCGGTTGCCAGCGGCTCCAGCATGATCGAACTCCAGCTCTTTACCGTTGAGAAGGATGAAACCAGCGAGCTCGACTGCAAGCCGTCACCGTACGCCAAACTCAGCACGATCAACGGAAACGTTCCACTGTTGATGGAGCTCTACGACGAGTTCGTCAAAGCGATCGAAGGCCAACCCAACGCTCTGCCGACGTTCGAAGACGCCGTCGCAACGCAACGGGTGCTAAAAGCAGTAGGGTACGGAAGCTAA